The sequence tcctaatttatttcttttaattctgtaaagcaaatcaattataactaattaatgatatcaattaattaatttgattagacaTTCAAATAAATCTCacaattaattatatcaattaattaatttagttaattatattaattatttgatttgatttgattggagtaaatatcaaattattttagtaaataataaatatgataacgaaatatatgaattaatttaattattttatttttttcaatgtcATCTATTTATACGAAATCATAATGTATTTTTTActcattctttctcttttttctctttctttttctctcttgtgTTTAGAGtataatttttgtaatttatttaatttttatttcttttttcacTACTTAtacatttcatttttttatattttttaaagatttttgtcTATTTTAGTTGCTCATTATTAGGCACATATTTTTTCCCTTCTAGTTTTTgattaacaaaagagatgtgtcttttttagggtatttttaaataatcttactataattttgttttgtaatATTCTCTTTTATCATGTATACTTCATGTGTTTAAGGAGTTGATTTAAAgttataatatgatatataaaattatagtatGATTTACAATATGCTAAAATATTAGGACATTATCGtatagatatttttgaatttatccattaaattcaatcatataggatcttgaaaattatgcaattatgtaattatttattttttcatataattattgTATTAGTCATTTACATTAGTgagactatttttattattaatatttataaatatactaTTATCTGTATAATTAATTGAATCATCTTATTCATTTAAGTTTAAttctattgaattaattattCGAAGTGTCATcgctatttctatttttaaagattttttccaATATTATTTTAACAATTATAATAACATGATAATAGTTAAAAAAGGACagaacaaaaaaatttttaatgtgaaaataggacaaaaagaataaatttatttaataactTTTTCAGAATATATATGTTTCTTCTATATAGATAATTATTATAAGGCATCAAAAACTCTAACAATTATTAAGAATAAATGATCGTTATAAAAATAGTACCAATTTAAATGATATACAAATAAACCATGCCAAACATAACGTACAACTTAAAAGGGTTATTCATGAAAGAATATaatttataacatttttttttactatttatttcaaaaaaaatcttaACTACTCAACAATCTTTATTTNNNNNNNNNNNNNNNNNNNNNNNNNNNNNNNNNNNNNNNNNNNNNNNNNNNNNNNNNNNNNNNNNNNNNNNNNNNNNNNNNNNNTTACTCTCTTATTAGTACGGTCCAGTAAATAAAACGGGTATTAATCATTGTAGTGAatgaatatttattatttttatatgaattcatttaattcatttaaaaatattgaagaattctaattttatatgttacaattttattttgttattaatgTATATATACTCCTATATTAtatattctataatttttatattctcagataatattttcaaattttctttagtttaatttattatttttagtcatcagaatttattatttttagtaattatttTTAGACATCAATTAAGTTTCTTTAATttaataaggtttaattactctgttggtcctaaggttttttgttattttttcaaaaatttttaaagaatatccATAAATTATCATGAGTTGTGGGTATCTGCATTCACTAAGAGGATAATTAAATAGGGGGACTTGCAACGAAGATGGAGAACGAAcggagaattttttttttaaacgggAGCGAAGGATGGAAAAAGGGGTCCGCCGCCGTGCCCACACGAGTATCTATTACTATATCTAACTAACAACGAAAATTCAATTTGAGCTGATTTGAGATAGGACACGTGAACTTTATCTGCATCGGGTTTTAAGACAATGAACTTAATTCGGATTTAGGATCCTAACAATAGACCTAAATTGATCTTACTCACTTAACTGAATATTTTGAGTCATTACTATAATAAATACTATACTATTAAATATGATTATATttagtatatataaaagttaGGTATACTTACAATAGATTTTATAATCAAACTAaaaaattctaataattttttaattccaaaaaatattaatcaatctaatagcttttgtaatgacataagtttataTTATAAGTTTAAAAACTTGAAAATCatgtcataaaatataaaattttaaccgATAATAACGTTGATAATATTGTTTGACTTCCGgaatgaatatgataccaatATTGCTATCATCAATGAGAATTATTCTACTTTCAAGACAAATACTATTTTCTTTCACTGTATTTTCCAACTCGATAGGTCGAGAACTAATCCTCCACGGATTGAAACTCTATTTATTGAGGGTCTGTCGTAGCCAATGAGTTGTTACATATACAAGATGGGATTCGAAACTCTAATACTTACTCAGGTAGACGAATGAGATGACTACTCAATCAATCTAAATCAGttaagacaaatactaattatttttaatatttttaacattaaaaataattaaactttgattttaattataactttataaaatatttataataataattattatatatattttttgtttaatctcTTTTAATNNNNNNNNNNNNNNNNNNNNNNNNNNNNNNNNNNNNNNNNNNNNNNNNNNNNNNNNNNNNNNNNNNNNNNNNNNNNNNNNNNNNNNNNNNNNNNNNNNNNNNNNNNNNNNNNNNNNNNNNNNNNNNNNNNNNNNNNNNNNNNNNNNNNNNNNNNNNNNNNNNNNNNNNNNNNNNNNNNNNNNNNNNNNNNNNNNNNNNNNNNNNNNNNNNNNNNNNNNNNNNNNNNNNNNNNNNNNNNNNNNNNNNNNNNNNNNNNNNNNNNNNNNNNNNNNNNNNNNNNNNNNNNNNNNNNNNNNNNNNNNNNNNNNNNNNNNNNNNNNNNNNNNNNNNNNNNNNNNNNNNNNNNNNNNNNNNNNNNNNNNNNNNNNNNNNNNNNNNNNNNNNNNNNNNNNNNNNNNNNNNNNNNNNNNNNNNNNNNNNNNNNNNNNNNNNNNNNNNNNNNNNNNNNNNNNNNNNNNNNNNNNNNNNNNNNNNNNNNNNNNNNNNNNNNNNNNNNNNNNNNNNNNNNNNNNNNNNNNNNNNNNNNNNNNNNNNNNNNNNNNNNNNNNNNNNNNNNNNNNNNNNNNNNNNNNNNNNNNNNNNNNNNNNNNNNNNNNNNNNNNNNNNNNNNNNNNNNNNNNNNNNNNNNNNNNNNNNNNNNNNNNNNNNNNNNNNNNNNNNNNNNNNNNNNNNNNNNNNNNNNNNNNNNNNNNNNNNNNNNNNNNNNNNNNNNNNNNNNNNNNNNNNNNNNNNNNNNNNNNNNNNNNNNNNNNNNNNNNNNNNNNNNNNNNNNNNNNNNNNNNNNNNNNNNNNNNNNNNNNNNNNNNNNNNNNNNNNNNNNNNNNNNNNNNNNNNNNNNNNNNNNNNNNNNNNNNNNNNNNNNNNNNNNNNNNNNNNNNNNNNNNNNNNNNNNNNNNNNNNNNNNNNNNNNNNNNNNNNNNNNNNNNNNNNNNNNNNNNNNNTATCCCGTGTGTACGGAACATACACTAGTTTTGGATAGTAAACCCTATTTACGTTGCTTACAATAGACCAGATGTCAAGTCTTATTTAATATACaagaaattataaaaataaaagtttaagACAATGTACATTGTGCAACAAGAATGTAGTAGATAATCAACATCAAATAGACTCTTTAGAAAGAGTAACCAAAATAAATACATCCCATTTACAATTTGAAtccccaaaataaaataaagtttacatATATATAATCACatgttaagaaaaaaaaaatcacttagATAATGTACAACTGATATTTTGACAAATTAAAGAAGGAGAAATTGGAGAActggatgaaaagaaaaaaagaaaaaaaaaagtttgcaGAACGGAATGGATGGCATGAAATTAATTAGCACCTCACCAATCCCTATTCCATCCCTTTTTGCCATATTAGAAGTCCATCTCTTTTATATCTACAACCCTAATCTATGAATATTCTTCTCAACATTAGTGTACAATTACAAAGCGACAGTGATTGTTCTcttgctttaatttttttttttttcatatatatctACTAActcatcaatgatctccacattaTGATGTTCCAAATACTTTTAAACTTGCTTGTTTCCAAACACACCACACAAAACCTTATCGAAAATCTCCAAAAAAGATTCCCATTCACCTTTCCTCATGTCTCCAAAGGAAATGCCACTAATCTCGCAACTagtcccttcttcttcttcgttattATTGTTGGGAACATCAAGAGGAACACTGGCCTTAACCTGTGAGCAAATTGTCTCTAACTCGCTCGGTGTTTCTTTGCCGCCACAAAACTCCCTCGTCATCAGTAACCCTATGTCGGTGAGGCAAAGCCCTGCAGCTGCAGCATGCTTCAAGAAAATGGTGCAAACAACCAGAACCCTAATTGAGGACTCCCTCAACAGAGGAAGCTCTGATCTTAGAATCTGAGCGTCCTTAAACGGATCGAGTTTCGAGATGTAATCAAGTTCTGAGTTGGAGAAAGGTGTAGAAGCCTGTGGCCAATGGAGCCACTCAAAGTAAGGATCGTCAAGCCACTCAGGGAGGCAGAAGCCATGGTCAATGGGAACAAGATGAGCAGCAACACCAGGAACGAAGCCATGATTCATAACAAGCATGTTGCCGGCGTGTCTATCAAGGTTGAGAAGGCGAATGTCCAAGATTCCGATCTGGTGAACAGAGGAAACAGAGTAGAGAGAAGGTCCCAACTCGCCGGCATCGAAAGCGTGACCGATGAAGCGTTGAAGCGACGCGAGTTTAGGCGCCTCGTTGGCGAAGAAAGAAGCGTGAGAGAATTTGACGAGGGCTGTTGGAGGTACAGCAGCGAAGGAGCCGTGATCGAGGAGATATGCAGCAAGCTCACGGGTAGCAGCCTCGCCGATGCGAATTGAAGTCTTGAGGCCCGGCTGGCCCGGTAATTGAGAGCCCAGGTCCTTTGGATTGTTTAAGGCTAAGGGCTCTTCGTCGACGGGCTTTGCTACGGCGATGTTTTTGCCGCTGATTGGGTTGCAGAAGAGGTAGGCACCGCCAAGACCGTTTGGGAGTGGCTTCGGATGAAGACCTGAGGCCATGGCAATTGCGACCTCGACGACCAGAGCGTGGACCGGAGCCCCGGAGCCGCGAACAATCTCGATTCTTGGATGCGAGGAGGAAGGGAGGTCTTCCCCGGATGATAAAGTGGTTAAGGGGAGGCATGGAGTGGAGAAGCTGCGATGGATGATGTCAGCTTCTTCAGATTCAAGAAGGTgagtatgttgttgttgttgtagtttttgtttttgtttaaagGAGNNNNNNNNNNNNNNNNNNNNNNNNNNNNNNNNNNNNNNNNNNNNNNNNNNNNNNNNNNNNNNNNNNNNNNNNNNNNNNNNNNNNNNNNNNNNNNNNNNNNNNNNNNNNNNNNNNNNNNNNNNNNNNNNNNNNNNNNNNNNNNNNNNNNNNNNNNNNNNNNNNNNNNNNNNNNNNNNNNNNNNNNNNNNNNNNNNNNNNNNNNNNNNNNNNNNNNNNNNNNNNNNNNNNNNNNNNNNNNNNNNNNNNNNNNNNNNNNNNNNNNNNNNNNNNNNNNNNNNNNNNNNNNNNNNNNNNNNNNNNNNNNNNNNNNNNNNNNNNNNNNNNNNNNNNNNNNNNNNNNNNNNNNNNNNNNNNNNNNNNNNNNNNNNNNNNNNNNNNNNNNNNNNNNNNNNNNNNNNNNNNNNNNNNNNNNNNNNNNNNNNNNNNNNNACCTTGAGTTAGCTCGATGAGAAAGGGTGGTGAGgaaatttgtttttgtttttgatgttgttgttgttgtatgagTGGAAGAACTTAGACTTCTTCGACTGTAGTAGGTAGCGTCGAAGAGGTGAGGTACGGAGGGGAATTGGTGAAATAGTAGGCCCCTTCTGGAGGGAAGGAGGAGCGTAGGTTCTTAGCTCTAACAAGCGCCGAGGCCCCGAGGCCAGGTGCGAGACCAGCAGCTCCAGCGTTAACGGTACCGGAGTCCAGAAGTAGGCTTCGGTGAGGGTTTGCCAGAACCGCCACGGATGGAGAAGACGTTGGGTTAGTCGCCGTTTTTGTAGCGGCATCGTTTCGGGCAGCTGCTTCTCGGGAATCGGAATTTGTTAGGTTTCCTGGACCCGAGAGTTAATGGCCCGGTCGGCCCGGAGTTCTGAAGTTAAGCGTAGCCGCTCCGACGATGGGCACTCGAACGACGTATAGAGGAGCTAGTGCCGAGGAAGCGACGACATGGAGGTTGTCGGGAGCAGTTTAAGAGAGTGCGAAGAAAGAAGCGGTTGCTCCGCGGATTTGAGCGCAGCGAAGTTGCGAAGTAGCCAGTGCGAAAGCTACGGCCGCTCAACCCTGGAAGAGAGATGAGACAAAGGAGACAAGTGGTCTAGCCTTAGAACCTGTAAGCGGAAGAGTTGGAACTATCTGTGCGGCCGTTGTACGAACAATACTTAGTACCGAAGCAAGGACCACAACGACGAGTAGAACAAGGGTAACTGGTACCGAAGACGGAGGGACTCACCGAACTGCTAGGAATGAAACTCACCGAGGTAACCGGTGTCCGAAGATGTGGAAAGAGGTTGAGTCTTGAACTAATGTAGAGCTTTGAGCTAGGCAAATTCCTGCGAGTCTAAGATTCTAGTCTCGAAGGAGACAACTCCCTCAGGAGTTAATCCCAAGACCAACAAACGTGGTAAAAGAACTTCGTACGACGTCGACGTCCCGAAACGGAGTGGCTGTATCCCAATGACTACTGCTCCCTCAAAACACCGCCGTTTCTTTGTGGCTCGCTCAATCTCTGTTAAACGAGTGTCCAATTCCGGTCACAAGGAGAACTACAAGGGTTGTTattattgcttcttcttcttccctgatCAACGCTCTAAAATGGTCTGATCAAGGTGACTGAAGGATTGGAGCTTGCATCTCTGGGACCTGCTGAATGGCTTAAATCCGTGGTGTTGGTTAATGGCTACAGCCATTTTGAACAATCTCTTCCAGATGATAAATTATTATTgtcgttgttattattattattgcttgcAGCGCAAGAATGATAATGGTGGTGCATTCCAGGGGCCAATTTTCTTCTCACCAAGCAACTAACATACATCAAGATCCCCTAAATGTTCATTTTTCCCAAGGCAATCATCGCATCTGCAACAATTCAAAAAGCAACACAACTCTTTAATTGGTCCCTTTCCTCTTCGCTCATAATCAAACAGTTACCCCTTTGTATGTTTTTCATTGGAAACCCTACTGCACTGGTTTTCATATCGatagataattttaaaaatttgattaaattatcatttaacaTTTTCAATTATTAACTttatacaaaaaataatataaatttccATCTTTATTTAAACTCATTTAATTAGTCATAGAAAAAATTGATAGAATGTATTCACATAtacacttataaaattaatataatttgtatTCAGATTGCATTAATTTTGACATaaagcatacatgcatgcataaatatataaagaaaaatgctaggactattagaatttattatttttggttattagttagttatcaatatttaaaaatatagaataaaatatattgttGGATTACTAGATTGAAGGAGCTAAACTAAAGAAATTGAGTTGATGATTAAGtgatgacaaaaaataataaattctgatgatCCTCTAATATTCATCGGATAAAATATGTTGTTAAATTACTAGACTAAAGAAATTGAATTAATAGCTAAGTAATGACTAAAAACAATGAATTCTAATgacgataataataataatgctttGCATCTAAGTTATATTACCAACCAAGTCCAACTAAATTATTTAGTTGGATGCGTGCATGTTTTTTTTGTGCTTCTGTTGCCgctttttcttccttttatttTTCCAAATTCGTACATGTAGGTTCttctttcctcctcctcctcctccccccCTCCTCCTccctcttcttttccttttttgttatttttctctttcgttatcgtcatctTCAACAATTTTAAATTGAATGGAATGGAATAGAATCTAATACAATTGAATAAAGTATTAATGAATAATTTCATCATTCTTTGCTAAGAACAGTTttgtttataaatttaaatagaaTGCAAGAGTTTTTGAGTTTATAGAATGCAcaatttttggttcatttgttATACACAATGGTGTTGTTACTGTTCGGTAGGTCAGGTACCGGACCGATCGGGTGAATGTCCTGATCAACAAGAGGGGAGGTCGTATGGTCGTACGTCTCCGGGTTGGAGTAGGCGAGGTCCCGAGCTCTCCAGATGTGAAaaaaggggggtgtcacctgcaaagacactccgacgcgcAAGTCAATGAggtgtgcaggcgaaaaagggATAGAGTCATgtcacgtaccttgggggaagggtaggtccttccccttatatactgtgtcagaggtgggcccgatAAGGGCAGGCCCACTTTCTCCGAGGCGTGCTCCTCACAgctgtaataaaaataatattgacAGACACTAAATTTAAATTCATCGTATTATATGTTTAGACTTTTCATATCTCAAACAACCTTTGTATTTatacattttttatattttacatatatagTCTCAATCTCAGATATTAGTCTAGTATTTATATTTTGTTAGTGTTTATGATGCCAAAAATGAGCTGCCGAATTTGCCCCCAAAAAAGACCTAACTTTAATATTTTCAAATATAAAGTAGTAAGTTTACATTGTCAATATTTCCAAAATCATAAAAAGGAACAAAATTTAGATAATTTCGACAACAAAATTAAAGGCACTAAAAAATTTGTCTTGTATTATACTCTTTCCTCGTTTGCAAATTTACTTTAATATCATAGAGAGGACAACTCCCCCTCCAAAAAACATAAGAGGCGAAGATAACAATGACCAATTTTATGATGTCTTTTATTTTGATGTCTAATTTATCTACATTatttttaaagtaaaaattaaatattagttAGTTATTTATTTCAACAAATTGGACACTAGTGTAAGGTATCATAGCAATcacttatatatatacacatacatgTGCCATTTGCTAAACTAGATACGAATTTCAATGTATTTTTTTGTAAGGTACCATAACAATCACTTATATATAAGCATGTGCCATTTTCTAAACTAGATATGAATTTCGATCTATTTTTTATACTTTATATTCCATTCCATTAATAGTTATTTCCATTCACTTTAAAATGAAAACCTAATGTAATATATATATCAAGATTTATGTGATTATTTAATTACGATAAACCTGAGAGAACAATTGTATATCCGTAAAATCTATTATGATATATAGAAatgtttgataaaaaaaaataaaaaattaccaaaatttattttatttaaaataattaataaatattaaataagataaattttgatttttttttaaatcttgatAATAGATAATANNNNNNNNNNNNNNNNNNNNNNNNNNNNNNNNNNNNNNNNNNNacaaccaaattttttaataaaatataaatatttaatttgatgAAAATTTACACGCAGATATCTTCATGTAAAGTTGACATTtaagaataattaaataatttgacaaatttaactaaattattttttaattgtttttaattatcaacttcacataaaaaaAATAGACTGTAAGTGAGTTTTTACTTAAATATTTACCTTAAAGGGGTGAAAACCAAATGCCACTCATCGCTTAAACTTTGGATAGCAAATAATATCAGAAAAGCAGGCTAATTTCTGCGCATTTTTTTCTCGAATCCCTTATAACCTACAAATTTTCCAACCACAATGTAAACAACAATGTTTAGATAAAAATGAacaagtatatatatgtatatacatgtCCCACATTCATTAAAATAATCATATATTTTAATATGGAATGAAAAGACGTACGTACAGAGAAAATCCAAGTACATGCATCTCTCACTTCTCTGCACATGATTTGCTACAATTGTTTGAACCATAGATCATATAATATTCACACAATACACAATGCAATTCCAGAATATATTGTGCACACAACATTGTTTGAAATGAGCAATCATAAACACAATACACCATGTTATCATGCTATGAACAAAAATTGTAAGACAATCACTATTTACAACCATCTCGAAATATAGGAGGTCTCCATTATCGACTATGATCTTCAGAGATGAATCAATTACATATGCATGCATGGATAGCAATAAAGCAACAACGTTACGCACAAACATGCACATCCCcgcaaaaagaagaagaaaaacaattttttttaaataattaatcatcaataaatcaataaaataaagtaaagatAAATTTCACTTTTTACATATTTCGAATTCAATGTTCAGTGTTTTTGTATCAACAAACTACGAATTGATATAACTTTTCATATTGAGATCACAAACAATGACGAATGACGAAAAGaacaccaaaaatttttaatttttcacatGATGGATGGAAACTTGTTCTACCAggaatcaaacaaaacaaaaacacaaaaagaaaaacatataTATAGCGAAGATGTTGAAATGATGATATATATTATCATACCCTGAACACTTGTAAAGGTATTCAGGGAAATGAGAAGCAACGGGAGCGCGAGAGAAATCAAAGCGTCACACCGGAGTAATATCGAAATAAAACTCCACTACTTCTCACTTCCACTCCCACTCCCAAAACTAATTTAAATCTTCCCTCACCCCCTTTAAACACACAAATCCTTCACACACCCACCCCCCTTAACCACCCTTTTCCCTTTTCTTGTTACCTCTTTCTCCATCTATCTTTCTTTCCCTTTTCCACGTTACTATTTTTGGCACCACTCCAACACTTGGCATGCATGTTTCTGCATACAAATTAAAATTAGCAttcttcaaaatcacctaactataatatcaaaatcttttattttagtATTGACTAACCTTCGTTAAACTGTAACCGTCTACTATATAATTTGGTTCGTGGCGATATCGCAATGTGACACCTGCCATGACCAAAAGAATAGGATGTGGTTAACTGCTTCTTCATGTTACATTGCAAGTTGGCATTTTCCTTTTATTAGTCTTTGCTCCTTAAAAAGTTTTCTAATGCCACAcactgttttttatttatttctcctgGAGTTTTGCTCTTGATTTGTTGCGTCGAAACCGGCATGGATTTGGTTTAATGTTTTTAGTTTCACATGTACGTTGAATGTTTACAAGATAAAAATGTGTATCAATCATAGTTATTATCAGAATCGAACAAGTAATTGATTTGATCATTAGATCACTAGTTTAATTGACAAATCACTAATTTATTATTCGGTTAATTttgttataattaaataaaaatttaaaattataaaaaaatttaaaatacatacatatattcaTAAACTCTCCTTCGCCTTCTTCATAGATCTATAAATCTTTCTCTCGTTGATAAGTATATCATACTCAGCTCTGAAGAACTGGTCAGCCTCTCTCACACTCAAGTTTGGCTGAAGTCTTATTCTTTCTTCTAGCTCATCAATCACCCATTTACCATCTGCTAACTTGCAGTGATTGTCCCTACTGCAAGTGTGTTCGTTGACAAAGGTCTTAACCTGATAACTTGCTGGAAATGTCCTCTTGGCACAGTATATCTGCCAAGGACAATCTTCATCATAGCATATAGCCTTTGACCTTGTAGAGTCACAGCGTGCAAAGAAAATGCTTCTTCCGATGTTTATATTAAATTTCTGGACTGCTTTCCTAAATTGACTTAGAGTCTCAAATTCCATTCCCACTTTCAACCTCACCTGGCTAACAGGGGCATCGGCATTACTCTGAGAAAATGCTGTGGTCTCATCAGAATCTTCATCACTAGGTATGCTACGCAAGTCCTCTGACTCATAGCAATGATACCCATCGTTGTCATCAGAAAAATCTTCCTGATCAACTGGGACATAGAAGGTTGGAGGCTTGTCTGGATCAGAATTAGGGATGAATGACTGTCCTGTAGGAGGGGGCCTCTTTGTTGATCTTCTACTGTTCTTTTTTCTCTGACCTCAGCCTCATCTGAAGGATTGGTTTCATTATTCTGGGGAGTCCTGTTGGAGTCAAAAGGTGGGGCTGACTCAGGGATTTCTTgtgaaagtggatttctgtaagGATGTGGGATGTATTGGGTGAGCTGCTCTGGTGCAATATGGTCAGATACATTGGCCTGAGAGGGAATGAATTGGTCTGTATCATCAGACTGCCAAGATTGCTGTGAAGCTTCAGATACATTGGCCTCATGGGGAGGGACTGGGTCTGTCCCATGAGTTTCAGATGGTTGCTGCTCTACCTCAAGAGGTGGCTGTGAAGGTTGGGAATGAGTTGATGGTGGTTCATCCGGCTGCACAGGTGTTGGAGGAGGTTGGGAAATGTTATTTGGTTCCTGTGTTGCTACAGGAGCTGGGCTGTTCTCTTGATGGGCCTGTACCATGGGCTGTGGGCCAGCACTTTTTTGGACCTGCTTTTCAACTTGGACATTACCAACTatctcagcatcgtcatcatcTTCCACTACTGCTAATCTTCTTCTTGGAGTCTTCTTTGGAGTTGGTACCCTTTTAACACAGACCTTTCTTCTCCCCTTTGATGGAGTCAATTCCTTAATCTCCACTACAACAGGCTGATCCACAGGATGCTCTGTATACAAATTAATTCTATTTCCATTCTTCATGGTTGCCTCATACATCCTAACTACA is a genomic window of Arachis ipaensis cultivar K30076 chromosome B06, Araip1.1, whole genome shotgun sequence containing:
- the LOC107647121 gene encoding phosphatidylinositol 4-kinase gamma 8 translates to MAVAINQHHGFKPFSRSQRCKLQSFSHLDQTILEQIERATKKRRCFEGAVVIGIQPLRFGTSTSYEVLLPLTLVLLVVVVLASVLSIVRTTAAQIVPTLPLTGNLTNSDSREAAARNDAATKTATNPTSSPSVAVLANPHRSLLLDSGTVNAGAAGLAPGLGASALVRAKNLRSSFPPEGAYYFTNSPPYLTSSTLPTTVEEKQKQKLQQQQHTHLLESEEADIIHRSFSTPCLPLTTLSSGEDLPSSSHPRIEIVRGSGAPVHALVVEVAIAMASGLHPKPLPNGLGGAYLFCNPISGKNIAVAKPVDEEPLALNNPKDLGSQLPGQPGLKTSIRIGEAATRELAAYLLDHGSFAAVPPTALVKFSHASFFANEAPKLASLQRFIGHAFDAGELGPSLYSVSSVHQIGILDIRLLNLDRHAGNMLVMNHGFVPGVAAHLVPIDHGFCLPEWLDDPYFEWLHWPQASTPFSNSELDYISKLDPFKDAQILRSELPLLRESSIRVLVVCTIFLKHAAAAGLCLTDIGLLMTREFCGGKETPSELETICSQVKASVPLDVPNNNNEEEEGTSCEISGISFGDMRKGEWESFLEIFDKVLCGVFGNKQV